In Drosophila yakuba strain Tai18E2 chromosome 2R, Prin_Dyak_Tai18E2_2.1, whole genome shotgun sequence, a single genomic region encodes these proteins:
- the LOC6529722 gene encoding DNA topoisomerase 3-alpha, with translation MKAVLTCFRPVFDSHRRYCANPGQAMKYLNVAEKNDAAKTIAGLLSNGAARRREGYSVYNKVFDFEAPVRGQNAKMVMTSVSGHLMQLAFQVSYKNWKTVDPRSLFDAPVKKRVSSDYEPIKRTLEREVRGCQGLIVWTDCDREGENIGYEIIDVCRAIKPNISVYRATFSEITSVAVRRALQQLGQPDKRQSDAVDVRTELDLRTGAAITRFQTMRLQRLFPEKIADKLISYGSCQIPTLGFVAERYKEIEAFVSEPFWKIKVLHTIDDLTVEFNWGRNRLFDKEACENYLLLCLAEPEPRALVESVTVKPKHKWRPTPLDTVEMEKLGSRKLKLSAKETMTVAEKLYSKGFISYPRTETNQFSKEFALAPLVEMQTGHRDWGAFAQRVIEWGPNPRNGNKSDQAHPPIHPTKLAENLQGNEARVYELVVRHFLACVSKDAVGSETLVHIDIAGEKFTANGLVIHERNYLDVYVYEKWSAKQIHHYENGQRFEPTEVSLHEGATTAPPLLTEADLIALMEKHGIGTDATHAEHINTIKERGYIGVLDKGFLVPGVIGMGLYEGYDAMELTLAKPKLRAEFESDLKLICQGQKDPKIVLTEQIAKYKQSYQQITEKITAMDAKISARINETPTANSSGQVGEDGGGPSQGTMQSIFQCPKCNEAPLALKPKKNQQGWYIGCNNFPDCKNVVWLPTECKDVSVLSECCPTCGDGYRMLKFRLSTPYYRGVFNTPHGWYKTCLPCDNLFRTTFNINLDSVKKVGGIVGEVRGEGWGPGPGPGGGGGGYGRGGGSGGGGGSGGGGGSGGGGGSGGWGSGPGGAGLGGGGHTSVSENSRGNPATERGKKPNSESKKPATKKPPIEPKPKTKEPKTTAKKNASSKSTGSIRSYFTNAATTNSSNNGLDEFFDSNDGFEDAMLAAAESVESSTSQPKTVSMVPLDDDIAAAFAAEDDAEFEALVNGATLQANSNLDLDKSLSEWVEEQNKAEEMPMLWGTRERTSFSTTAPTPPPKPAAKRPRWDSAECDTTPPSSAPEPGTVLCTGCQQPACKNTVRKNGPNLGRQFYKCPKADECNFFQWADEPSSSAKSKNSSGNAQQSTTSWGSNRVVTLPSIQHSNSQRGQLSTRSNSSSTVTITQTKNKQQERNTTTAVDGEEVKCNCGQLASKLTVRKDGPNQGRPFYACPTREKSCGFFKWGDEDQNQSVTSTSWGSTIRNPPGGSHPTASTSDGPKTRRCGLCRKEGHVRTKCPRKNDFDM, from the exons atgaaaGCTGTCTTAACATGTTTTCGCCCTGTCTTCGATTCACACAGAAGATACTGCGCTAATCCCGGCCAGGCCATGAAGTACCTGAACGTGGCGGAGAAGAACGACGCCGCCAAAACAATTGCCGGCTTGCTGTCCAATGGCGCCGCGCGAAGG CGAGAAGGGTACTCGGTGTACAACAAGGTGTTCGACTTCGAGGCACCTGTGCGCGGTCAGAATGCCAAAATGGTTATGACCTCTGTATCCGGCCACCTGATGCAGTTGGCATTCCAGGTGTCGtacaaaaattggaaaacgGTGGATCCGCGCTCTTTATTCGACGCGCCGGTGAAGAAGCGCGTGAGCTCAGATTATGAACCCATCAAAAGGACCTTGGAGCGCGAGGTCCGCGGCTGCCAGGGATTGATTGTCTGGACGGATTGCGATCGCGAGGGCGAGAACATTGGTTACGAGATAATTGACGTGTGTCGCGCTATCAAACCGAATATTTCGGTTTATCGTGCCACTTTCTCGGAGATTACCTCTGTTGCGGTGCGTCGGGCTTTGCAGCAACTGGGTCAGCCGGACAAAAGGCAGAGCGATGCAGTGGACGTGCGCACGGAACTGGATTTGCGAACTGGTGCCGCCATCACCCGATTTCAGACAATGCGCCTACAACGTCTGTTTCCGGAAAAGATAGCGGATAAGCTCATCTCTTATGGAAGTTGCCAAATTCCCACTCTGGGATTCGTCGCCGAGCGGTACAAGGAGATTGAGGCCTTTGTATCCGAGCCTTTTTGGAAGATTAAGG TTCTGCACACAATTGATGATCTAACGGTGGAGTTTAATTGGGGCCGAAACCGACTATTCGATAAGGAAGCTTGTGAAAACTATCTGCTCCTCTGCCTGGCCGAGCCGGAACCTAGGGCACTCGTGGAGAGCGTTACCGTTAAGCCCAAACACAAATGGCGACCCACTCCGCTGGATacagtggaaatggaaaagcttGGCTCAAGAAAACTCAAGCTATCTGCCAAGGAGACGATGACTGTAGCCGAAAAACTATATAGCAAGGGTTTCATCAGCTATCCCCGTACGGAAACCAACCAGTTCTCCAAGGAGTTCGCTCTAGCGCCACTAGTTGAAATGCAAACGGGTCACCGCGACTGGGGAGCATTTGCCCAACGGGTGATTGAGTGGGGACCAAATCCTCGAAACGGTAATAAGTCAGATCAGGCCCATCCTCCCATTCATCCCACAAAGTTGGCAGAAA ACCTGCAGGGAAACGAGGCGCGTGTGTACGAACTGGTCGTCCGGCACTTCCTCGCCTGCGTCAGTAAAGACGCCGTCGGCTCTGAAACCCTTGTCCACATCGATATTGCCGGTGAGAAGTTCACGGCCAATGGTCTGGTTATTCACGAGCGAAACTACCTggatgtttatgtttatgagAAGTGGAGTGCAAAGCAGATCCATCACTATGAAAACGGGCAGCGTTTTGAGCCAACGGAAGTGTCACTCCACGAAGGGGCCACCACTGCCCCGCCCCTGCTGACTGAAGCGGATCTGATTGCACTTATGGAAAAGCATGGGATTGGTACAGATGCCACACACGCTGAGCACATAAATACGATCAAGGAACGCGGCTACATTGGGGTGCTGGACAAGGGCTTTTTGGTACCTGGAGTTATAGGAATGGGACTATATGAGGGATACGATGCCATGGAACTGACTCTTGCAAAGCCAAAACTTCGTGCTGAGTTTGAATCGGACCTGAAACTAATTTGTCAGGGGCAGAAAGATCCCAAGATAGTCCTGACAGAACAGATCGCCAAGTATAAGCAGTCCTATCAGCAGATTACCGAAAAGATTACCGCCATGGACGCGAAGATATCGGCTCGCATCAATGAGACACCAACGGCGAATTCTTCGGGTCAGGTAGGAGAGGATGGAGGTGGTCCGAGTCAAGGCACTATGCAATCGATCTTCCAGTGCCCAAAGTGCAATGAGGCTCCTCTGGCGCTCAAGCCAAAGAAGAACCAGCAGGGCTGGTATATTGGCTGCAATAATTTTCCCGACTGCAAAAACGTAGTCTGGCTTCCGACAGAGTGCAAGGACGTTTCCGTGCTTAGCGAGTGCTGTCCCACCTGCGGAGATGGATACAGAATGCTTAAGTTCCGTTTAAGCACGCCATACTATCGCGGGGTTTTCAATACGCCCCACGGTTGGTACAAGACCTGCCTGCCCTGCGATAATCTATTTCGCACCACGTTCAACATTAATTTGGATTCGGTTAAGAAAGTGGGTGGCATTGTAGGTGAGGTGCGAGGTGAAGGTTGGGGTCCAGGACCAGGACCTGGAGGAGGGGGCGGGGGCTATGGCAGAGGAGGCGGCTctggcggaggaggcggctctggcggaggaggcggctctggcggaggaggcggctCTGGAGGATGGGGCAGCGGACCTGGTGGTGCTGGTTTGGGCGGTGGCGGCCATACCTCGGTATCTGAAAATAGTCGCGGGAACCCTGCAACAGAAAGAGGAAAGAAACCTAACAGCGAATCTAAAAAACCAGCTACTAAAAAACCTCCAATcgagccaaagccaaagacGAAAGAGCCAAAAACaactgccaaaaaaaatgcaagcagCAAATCGACTGGCAGCATACGCAGCTACTTTACAAATGCAGCGACTACGAATTCTTCCAACAATGGACTAGATGAATTTTTCGATAGTAACGATGGCTTTGAGGACGCCAtgttggctgctgctgaatCCGTGGAATCGAGTACAAGCCAACCCAAAACAGTCAGTATGGTCCCTCTGGATGACGACATAGCTGCCGCGTTTGCTGCAGAAGATGATGCTGAATTTGAGGCGTTGGTCAACGGCGCAACCCTGCAGGCGAACTCTAATCTGGACCTGGACAAAAGCCTTTCGGAATGGGTAGAGGAGCAAAACAAAGCGGAGGAGATGCCCATGCTTTGGGGAACTCGGGAGCGAACGTCGTTCAGTACTACTGCTCCCACTCCTCCTCCGAAACCGGCAGCTAAACGACCGAGATGGGACAGTGCAGAATGCGATACCACACCACCCTCTTCGGCTCCTGAACCAGGAACAGTGCTGTGTACCGGATGTCAGCAGCCAGCTTGCAAGAACACGGTTCGTAAGAATGGACCCAACCTAGGCAGGCAGTTCTACAAGTGTCCCAAAGCGGATGAATGTAACTTCTTTCAGTGGGCGGATGAGCCCTCGTCGTCCGCCAAAAGCAAGAATTCCTCTGGCAATGCCCAACAAAGTACCACCTCCTGGGGATCCAATCGAGTGGTTACACTGCCTAGCATTCAGCATAGCAACTCACAGCGTGGCCAATTATCTACACGATCAAACTCGAGTAGTACTGTCACTATTACtcaaacgaaaaataaacagcagGAGAGGAATACCACGACTGCAGTCGACGGAGAGGAGGTTAAATGCAACTGTGGGCAGTTGGCTAGCAAGCTGACGGTCCGAAAAGACGGACCAAACCAGGGTAGACCCTTTTATGCCTGCCCTACGCGGGAAAAGTCATGCGGTTTCTTTAAATGGGGAGATGAGGACCAAAACCAGAGTGTTACCAGCACGTCTTGGGGGTCGACTATTCGGAATCCTCCTGGAGGCAGTCATCCCACAGCTTCTACGTCTGATGGTCCTAAGACGCGTCGATGTGGTCTTTGTCGCAAGGAGGGACACGTAAGAACCAAGTGTCCACGCAAGAATGACTTTGATATGTAG
- the LOC6529721 gene encoding zinc finger protein swm isoform X1 produces MILENSDKLKDWLSVVLEPLCDADSSALARYVIALLKKDKSDKDLKRIMIEQLDVFLSEETTRFVERLFDAIASEEYLTVPAAPLITASSASTAELDLDQELALAIDGAQDDIEAVLAADSPPPPPKENVIHTDSNQVKLEQASQDAREAEALAFISQEAGIAMHASTDAKPSLDQHKTKDSHNQQSASNYQHHHVRSASPPGRSSGISGGGGSGAGGAGLAAGYADKENQPRDSRRRRASLRSRSRSRSRSNERTFRRSRSRDRRVNEREKTQRQFRNKSPPGSQADNRHHGRRNFDRRRIGGNAEDRPRFGNNKSRRSHSRSMSPERNARRNQNSPDRVQAAQANQTPAPVAAPAPVQHPASHPRQRCRDFDEKGYCVRGETCPWDHGINPVVFEGINNSALMMSMREYNPDAPEIWARGGGPPPGAGQGPVPPPSQPGQTTINPFSGNVRPSTLMSGSGPNPMGVPNPADYARNPGAPPQAAMMPFPFNPTAVTTPLQRQLIPIPVVDGAPTGGVAEVGKRRFELEDTVAIADVPTKRKVPINSRLGPRVNPNMQQHNSSLELRKVPRGLNTIAHLNNHFAKFGKIVNIQVSYEGDPEAAIVTFSTHAEANVAYRSTEAVLNNRFIKVFWHNDSNGADVGQMNQMVGGGGGGGRKNASQYHLHNVPAVPTPNADSAKISNANPLTEAGAGNIGTPATEQANTAAPASMRLKLNTATAGSSAGGAAGSGAPGSGRPLNPAANAASIRKKQEEQQKAVHQLANGLRKRKQELLQSYMKQMKTALELVERMDQQDPQRAPTLQTIKVLQMTIDKLRKEIQADQDQLQAQIQQQQQQQQPPVKKTKEQQKKELLDMELELIAQQQEGNDTTAIQKRLEELQRNLGIGPAANNKSPHYAAASGAPGGGAGRKRPNLPEGPTRVDRRPKAIVVTGFAAEEADFVLGHFKNFGEISKHDVDREIPQLILSYATRLNAEQAVLRGKMYKDKRLQISWAPVVTPAPAPMAAPAEKSAGQGAMPVSLENPKQLIQSVSESESLLGSDTLPELRLEDEEEDEESEDRSWRR; encoded by the exons ATGATTCTGGAGAATTCGGATAAGCTCAAGGATTGGCTGAGCGTGGTCTTGGAGCCACT CTGCGATGCGGACTCCTCGGCCTTGGCGCGCTATGTCATCGCGCTGCTTAAGAAGGACAAATCGGATAAAGACCTCAAGCGGATCATGATCGAGCAGCTCGATGTTTTCCTGTCCGAGGAGACGACGCGTTTTGTTGAACGCCTCTTCGATGCCATTGCCAGCGAGGAATACCTGACGGTCCCTGCTGCTCCCCTGATAACGGCCTCCAGTGCATCCACCGCTGAGCTGGATCTCGACCAGGAACTGGCTCTGGCCATTGATGGGGCCCAGGACGACATCGAAGCAGTGTTGGCTGCCGATTCCCCTCCACCGCCTCCTAAAGAAAATGTGATACACACCGATAGCAACCAGGTCAAGTTAGAGCAGGCCAGTCAAGATGCCAGGGAAGCCGAGGCCCTAGCTTTTATCAGCCAGGAAGCCGGTATTGCCATGCACGCCTCTACAGATGCCAAGCCATCCCTTGAT CAGCACAAAACCAAAGACTCTCACAATCAACAGTCCGCCTCCAACTACCAACACCATCATGTGCGCAGCGCCAGCCCGCCGGGCAGAAGCAGCGGCATCAGCGGTGGTGGAGGAAGTGGTGCTGGCGGAGCGGGTCTTGCGGCGGGCTATGCTGACAAGGAAAACCAGCCGCGCGACAGTCGACGGCGACGTGCTTCACTACGATCCCGATCCCGCTCCCGTTCGCGTTCTAACGAGCGCACTTTTCGGCGGTCCAGGTCACGCGACCGACGGGTTAACGAACGCGAGAAAACTCAACGCCAGTTCCGCAACAAATCTCCGCCAGGCTCTCAGGCCGACAATCGCCATCATGGTCGGCGCAACTTTGATCGCCGACGCATCGGAGGTAACGCAGAAGATCGTCCTCGATTTGGAAACAACAAGAGCCGGCGCTCTCACAGTCGGTCAATGTCACCGGAACGAAACGCACGGCGCAACCAGAATTCCCCTGACCGAGTACAAGCAGCCCAAGCTAACCAGACCCCGGCACCAGTGGCGGCCCCAGCGCCCGTTCAGCATCCGGCTTCCCATCCTCGTCAGCGCTGCCGGGACTTTGACGAGAAGGGCTACTGTGTCAGGGGTGAAACATGTCCTTGGGACCACGGCATCAATCCGGTAGTTTTTGAGGGTATCAACAACTCAGCCCTCATGATGTCAATGCGTGAATACAATCCGGATGCGCCTGAAATATGGGCGAGGGGTGGAGGTCCGCCACCAGGAGCTGGTCAGGGACCTGTGCCTCCGCCATCGCAACCGGGACAAACTACCATTAACCCCTTCAGCGGTAATGTTCGACCAAGTACGCTGATGAGCGGCTCTGGGCCTAATCCGATGGGCGTTCCCAATCCCGCTGACTATGCACGCAATCCGGGCGCTCCTCCGCAGGCTGCCATGATGCCATTCCCTTTCAACCCCACTGCGGTGACCACTCCGTTACAGCGGCAACTGATACCTATTCCCGTAGTTGATGGCGCTCCCACGGGTGGCGTTGCTGAGGTTGGTAAGCGACGTTTCGAACTGGAGGATACAGTGGCTATTGCCGATGTGCCCACGAAACGAAAGGTGCCGATCAACAGTCGACTTGGTCCGCGGGTCAATCCCAACATGCAGCAGCATAACAGTTCGCTGGAGCTAAGGAAGGTACCACGCGGACTAAACACCATCGCTCATTTGAACAACCACTTTGCGAAGTTCGGCAAGATTGTTAACATTCAGGTTTCGTACGAAGGCGATCCAGAAGCAGCTATAGTGACTTTCTCCACACATGCTGAAGCAAATGTGGCCTACAGAAGCACGGAGGCTGTGCTAAACAACCGATTTATAAAGGTCTTCTGGCACAACGACAGCAATGGGGCTGATGTGGGCCAGATGAACCagatggtgggtggtggaggaggcggtgggcgAAAGAACGCAAGCCAGTACCATCTGCATAACGTTCCGGCAGTGCCAACACCCAATGCTGATAGTGCGAAGATCAGCAATGCCAATCCTCTGACTGAGGCGGGAGCTGGTAATATTGGCACCCCTGCGACAGAACAAGCCAACACAGCGGCTCCGGCATCAATGCGTCTTAAGTTAAATACAGCGACAGCTGGCAGctcagctggaggagcagctggtTCGGGAGCACCGGGATCAGGTCGCCCCTTGAACCCCGCTGCCAATGCCGCTAGCATTCGCAAAAAacaggaggagcagcaaaaagcagTTCACCAGTTGGCTAACGGCCTGCGCAAACGCAAACAAGAATTGCTCCAGAGCTATATGAAGCAGATGAAGACTGCCCTAGAACTGGTGGAGCGAATGGACCAGCAGGATCCCCAGAGGGCCCCTACTCTGCAGACAATAAAGGTGCTGCAGATGACAATCGACAAACTACGAAAGGAAATCCAGGCCGACCAAGATCAGTTGCAAGCGCAAatccagcaacaacagcagcagcaacagccccCCGTCAAGAAGACCAAGGAGCAGCAAAAGAAGGAATTGCTTGACATGGAGCTAGAGCTAATCGCCCAGCAACAAGAGGGTAACGACACTACAGCCATACAGAAGCGATTGGAGGAGTTACAACGCAACCTAGGTATTGGCCCAGCTGCGAATAACAAGTCTCCACACTATGCTGCTGCTTCCGGGGCACCCGGTGGCGGTGCAGGACGCAAGCGTCCGAATCTGCCGGAGGGACCCACGCGCGTTGATAGGCGACCAAAGGCCATTGTGGTCACAGGCTTTGCAGCCGAAGAGGCGGACTTTGTCCTGGGGCACTTTAAG AACTTTGGGGAGATTTCTAAGCATGATGTAGACCGTGAGATTCCACAGTTAATACTCTCATACGCAACCCGCCTCAATGCCGAACAGGCTGTGCTCCGGGGAAAAATGTACAAAGACAAGCGTCTGCAG ATTTCGTGGGCTCCCGTGGTAACACCCGCACCAGCTCCGATGGCCGCCCCTGCTGAAAAGTCCGCTGGCCAAGGTGCCATGCCCGTTAGCCTAGAGAACCCCAAACAATTAATCCAGTCCGTCAGTGAGAGCGAGAGTCTGTTAGGCAGCGACACGCTGCCAGAGCTGCGCCTGGAagatgaggaggaggacgaggagtcCGAGGATCGATCCTGGCGACGTTGA
- the LOC6529721 gene encoding zinc finger protein swm isoform X2, producing MILENSDKLKDWLSVVLEPLCDADSSALARYVIALLKKDKSDKDLKRIMIEQLDVFLSEETTRFVERLFDAIASEEYLTVPAAPLITASSASTAELDLDQELALAIDGAQDDIEAVLAADSPPPPPKENVIHTDSNQVKLEQASQDAREAEALAFISQEAGIAMHASTDAKPSLDHKTKDSHNQQSASNYQHHHVRSASPPGRSSGISGGGGSGAGGAGLAAGYADKENQPRDSRRRRASLRSRSRSRSRSNERTFRRSRSRDRRVNEREKTQRQFRNKSPPGSQADNRHHGRRNFDRRRIGGNAEDRPRFGNNKSRRSHSRSMSPERNARRNQNSPDRVQAAQANQTPAPVAAPAPVQHPASHPRQRCRDFDEKGYCVRGETCPWDHGINPVVFEGINNSALMMSMREYNPDAPEIWARGGGPPPGAGQGPVPPPSQPGQTTINPFSGNVRPSTLMSGSGPNPMGVPNPADYARNPGAPPQAAMMPFPFNPTAVTTPLQRQLIPIPVVDGAPTGGVAEVGKRRFELEDTVAIADVPTKRKVPINSRLGPRVNPNMQQHNSSLELRKVPRGLNTIAHLNNHFAKFGKIVNIQVSYEGDPEAAIVTFSTHAEANVAYRSTEAVLNNRFIKVFWHNDSNGADVGQMNQMVGGGGGGGRKNASQYHLHNVPAVPTPNADSAKISNANPLTEAGAGNIGTPATEQANTAAPASMRLKLNTATAGSSAGGAAGSGAPGSGRPLNPAANAASIRKKQEEQQKAVHQLANGLRKRKQELLQSYMKQMKTALELVERMDQQDPQRAPTLQTIKVLQMTIDKLRKEIQADQDQLQAQIQQQQQQQQPPVKKTKEQQKKELLDMELELIAQQQEGNDTTAIQKRLEELQRNLGIGPAANNKSPHYAAASGAPGGGAGRKRPNLPEGPTRVDRRPKAIVVTGFAAEEADFVLGHFKNFGEISKHDVDREIPQLILSYATRLNAEQAVLRGKMYKDKRLQISWAPVVTPAPAPMAAPAEKSAGQGAMPVSLENPKQLIQSVSESESLLGSDTLPELRLEDEEEDEESEDRSWRR from the exons ATGATTCTGGAGAATTCGGATAAGCTCAAGGATTGGCTGAGCGTGGTCTTGGAGCCACT CTGCGATGCGGACTCCTCGGCCTTGGCGCGCTATGTCATCGCGCTGCTTAAGAAGGACAAATCGGATAAAGACCTCAAGCGGATCATGATCGAGCAGCTCGATGTTTTCCTGTCCGAGGAGACGACGCGTTTTGTTGAACGCCTCTTCGATGCCATTGCCAGCGAGGAATACCTGACGGTCCCTGCTGCTCCCCTGATAACGGCCTCCAGTGCATCCACCGCTGAGCTGGATCTCGACCAGGAACTGGCTCTGGCCATTGATGGGGCCCAGGACGACATCGAAGCAGTGTTGGCTGCCGATTCCCCTCCACCGCCTCCTAAAGAAAATGTGATACACACCGATAGCAACCAGGTCAAGTTAGAGCAGGCCAGTCAAGATGCCAGGGAAGCCGAGGCCCTAGCTTTTATCAGCCAGGAAGCCGGTATTGCCATGCACGCCTCTACAGATGCCAAGCCATCCCTTGAT CACAAAACCAAAGACTCTCACAATCAACAGTCCGCCTCCAACTACCAACACCATCATGTGCGCAGCGCCAGCCCGCCGGGCAGAAGCAGCGGCATCAGCGGTGGTGGAGGAAGTGGTGCTGGCGGAGCGGGTCTTGCGGCGGGCTATGCTGACAAGGAAAACCAGCCGCGCGACAGTCGACGGCGACGTGCTTCACTACGATCCCGATCCCGCTCCCGTTCGCGTTCTAACGAGCGCACTTTTCGGCGGTCCAGGTCACGCGACCGACGGGTTAACGAACGCGAGAAAACTCAACGCCAGTTCCGCAACAAATCTCCGCCAGGCTCTCAGGCCGACAATCGCCATCATGGTCGGCGCAACTTTGATCGCCGACGCATCGGAGGTAACGCAGAAGATCGTCCTCGATTTGGAAACAACAAGAGCCGGCGCTCTCACAGTCGGTCAATGTCACCGGAACGAAACGCACGGCGCAACCAGAATTCCCCTGACCGAGTACAAGCAGCCCAAGCTAACCAGACCCCGGCACCAGTGGCGGCCCCAGCGCCCGTTCAGCATCCGGCTTCCCATCCTCGTCAGCGCTGCCGGGACTTTGACGAGAAGGGCTACTGTGTCAGGGGTGAAACATGTCCTTGGGACCACGGCATCAATCCGGTAGTTTTTGAGGGTATCAACAACTCAGCCCTCATGATGTCAATGCGTGAATACAATCCGGATGCGCCTGAAATATGGGCGAGGGGTGGAGGTCCGCCACCAGGAGCTGGTCAGGGACCTGTGCCTCCGCCATCGCAACCGGGACAAACTACCATTAACCCCTTCAGCGGTAATGTTCGACCAAGTACGCTGATGAGCGGCTCTGGGCCTAATCCGATGGGCGTTCCCAATCCCGCTGACTATGCACGCAATCCGGGCGCTCCTCCGCAGGCTGCCATGATGCCATTCCCTTTCAACCCCACTGCGGTGACCACTCCGTTACAGCGGCAACTGATACCTATTCCCGTAGTTGATGGCGCTCCCACGGGTGGCGTTGCTGAGGTTGGTAAGCGACGTTTCGAACTGGAGGATACAGTGGCTATTGCCGATGTGCCCACGAAACGAAAGGTGCCGATCAACAGTCGACTTGGTCCGCGGGTCAATCCCAACATGCAGCAGCATAACAGTTCGCTGGAGCTAAGGAAGGTACCACGCGGACTAAACACCATCGCTCATTTGAACAACCACTTTGCGAAGTTCGGCAAGATTGTTAACATTCAGGTTTCGTACGAAGGCGATCCAGAAGCAGCTATAGTGACTTTCTCCACACATGCTGAAGCAAATGTGGCCTACAGAAGCACGGAGGCTGTGCTAAACAACCGATTTATAAAGGTCTTCTGGCACAACGACAGCAATGGGGCTGATGTGGGCCAGATGAACCagatggtgggtggtggaggaggcggtgggcgAAAGAACGCAAGCCAGTACCATCTGCATAACGTTCCGGCAGTGCCAACACCCAATGCTGATAGTGCGAAGATCAGCAATGCCAATCCTCTGACTGAGGCGGGAGCTGGTAATATTGGCACCCCTGCGACAGAACAAGCCAACACAGCGGCTCCGGCATCAATGCGTCTTAAGTTAAATACAGCGACAGCTGGCAGctcagctggaggagcagctggtTCGGGAGCACCGGGATCAGGTCGCCCCTTGAACCCCGCTGCCAATGCCGCTAGCATTCGCAAAAAacaggaggagcagcaaaaagcagTTCACCAGTTGGCTAACGGCCTGCGCAAACGCAAACAAGAATTGCTCCAGAGCTATATGAAGCAGATGAAGACTGCCCTAGAACTGGTGGAGCGAATGGACCAGCAGGATCCCCAGAGGGCCCCTACTCTGCAGACAATAAAGGTGCTGCAGATGACAATCGACAAACTACGAAAGGAAATCCAGGCCGACCAAGATCAGTTGCAAGCGCAAatccagcaacaacagcagcagcaacagccccCCGTCAAGAAGACCAAGGAGCAGCAAAAGAAGGAATTGCTTGACATGGAGCTAGAGCTAATCGCCCAGCAACAAGAGGGTAACGACACTACAGCCATACAGAAGCGATTGGAGGAGTTACAACGCAACCTAGGTATTGGCCCAGCTGCGAATAACAAGTCTCCACACTATGCTGCTGCTTCCGGGGCACCCGGTGGCGGTGCAGGACGCAAGCGTCCGAATCTGCCGGAGGGACCCACGCGCGTTGATAGGCGACCAAAGGCCATTGTGGTCACAGGCTTTGCAGCCGAAGAGGCGGACTTTGTCCTGGGGCACTTTAAG AACTTTGGGGAGATTTCTAAGCATGATGTAGACCGTGAGATTCCACAGTTAATACTCTCATACGCAACCCGCCTCAATGCCGAACAGGCTGTGCTCCGGGGAAAAATGTACAAAGACAAGCGTCTGCAG ATTTCGTGGGCTCCCGTGGTAACACCCGCACCAGCTCCGATGGCCGCCCCTGCTGAAAAGTCCGCTGGCCAAGGTGCCATGCCCGTTAGCCTAGAGAACCCCAAACAATTAATCCAGTCCGTCAGTGAGAGCGAGAGTCTGTTAGGCAGCGACACGCTGCCAGAGCTGCGCCTGGAagatgaggaggaggacgaggagtcCGAGGATCGATCCTGGCGACGTTGA